Below is a genomic region from Eupeodes corollae chromosome 1, idEupCoro1.1, whole genome shotgun sequence.
GGAGTCAAAAGCCCCTAGTCTTAACCTTGGAGGACTAGATCCACCATATTCGTCAGTTTCAAAGAACACAGACGAAGCTATGATGAAACTTCCACCAGTATGTGATGGACACGTTCCGCACTTGCAGTTCCATTCCAGAACAAAATACTAGGCTACTTGTAGTATCGGGTATCTGTGACGGTGAGTTTGATTGTAGGCAAACCACTGAAAGTAAAACAGCTGCCCTTACCTTCATTAGGTTTAAGACCTTTTTTCTGTAGATCAAAATTTAAGGTATCTGAAACTTCTTCTCGTTTACAACCCGCTTGTTCAATTATCGAATTTTCTTTGATCTTACTGACTACCTGATTTTTATGCAATGTACATCCTCATTTAGCTCTTGATTTCTACACCCAATTTTTTTCTATCAGGttctataatttaaatttataaaatttgctttctttttttaggATGGAGGTGAAGGTCACGTTGGAACTGTTCGTAATTTCGAATCATCCGaagaagttgttgttgtttgggaTAATGGGACAGCTGCAAACTATCGCTGCGCTGGCGCATACGATCTTCGCATCTTGGACAGTGCTCCGACGGGTATCAAACACGATGGCACAATGTGTGATACCTGCCGCCAGCAGCCAATATTTGGAATTCGCTGGAAATGTGCCGAATGCAATAACTACGATCTATGTTCGATTTGCTATCACGGCGACAAACATCACTTGAGACATCGTTTCTATAGAATTGCCACACCCGGAGGCGATCGAATTATGCTGGAGCCGAGAAGGAAGTGCAAAAAAGTAGCCATGCGAGGGATATTCCCTGGGGCAAGGGTGGTTCGCGGTGTGGATTGGCAATGGGAGGATCAGGATGGTGGGGTTGGACGTCGTGGAAAAGTGAATGAAATTCAAGATTGGTCATCGGCGTCACCACGATCGGCAGCTTACGTTGTATGGGACAATGGGGCTAAGAATCTTTATAGGGTTGGTTTTGAGGGTATGGCTGATTTGAAGGTTGTCAATGATGCCAAGGGCACGACTGTCTACCGCGACCATTTGCCTTTGTTGGGAGAAAATGGTCCTGGAAAAGGGCCGCACGGTTTTCAAATTGGTGACAAAGTCACTGTCGATTTGGAACTGGAAATTGTGCAATCGCTGCAACATGGTCACGGTGGTTGGACCGATGGAATGTTTGAGTGTCTGAATAATGCCGGATTGGTGGTTGGAATTGATGAGGATCATGATATTGTCGTGGCCTACAATAGTGGCAATCGATGGACTTTCAATCCGGCGGTTTTGACAAAGGTTTCCTCTCCAACTACGAGCGTTCCCGAGTTCGCCGTTGGGgatattgttaaaatttgttcggACGTAGAGAATATCAAATTATTGCAAAGGGGACATGGAGAGTGGGCTGATGCAATGCAATTGGTAAGTTCTTgaagtaaaacttaaaaaaaaagtaaaaacaaaataaccaaTCACTTCATATAGACTCTTGGAAAAGTTGGACGGGTACAACAGGTCTATCATGATAACGATCTGAAAGTAGAAGTTGGAAATACATCTTGGACTTACAATCCTCTGGCTGTGACCAAAGTTGTATGTTTTAGTTTCTCAATGGCGaatgtttttgttgatgatgGTTTTTATTTGTAGGCCTCATCAACAGCTGATGGAAACTGTGTTCCAGTCACTTCCAATGGAGAGCGTCTATCTGCAATTTTGAAGAAACTCTTTGAACCAAATGTCTCAGGTGATGCTACCGAAGAGTTTGTGAAAGCCGCTGCCAATGGTTATGCGGTGAGTTTTAACGAGTTCCTATGCGTTTCTTCAATATAActttaatcaaatattatttcagGCACGATGTGAAGAATACCTGACAGGAGCATCGCCAGCAACTTCCGCCAGTGCATTGGCCgatgtcaatggggtttttgCCGGACATACAGCTCTACAGGCAGCTAGCCAAAATGGTCACATTGAGGTGATTCAAGTTCTGCTTCGCCACAGCGTTGATGTGGAGATCGAAGACAAGGATGGCGATCGCGCAGTTCATCATGCGGCATTTGGCGATGAGCCTGCCGTCATAGAGATCCTTTCTAAGGCCGGAGCAGATTTAAATGCTAGAAACAAAAGACGTCAGACAGCACTTCATATTGCCGTCAACAAGGGTCACTTGAATGTGGTCAAGACTTTGCTTTCGCTTGGCTGCCATCCAAGTTTGCAAGATTCTGAGGGTGACACACCTCTGCACGATGCAATATCCAAGGAACACGATGAAATGCTCTCCCTATTGCTTGACTTTGGAGCCGACATCACTCTCACCAACAACAACGGATTCAATGCACTCCATCATGCTGCACTCAAGGGCAATCCTAGTGCCATGAAGATCCTTCTAACTAAGACCAGTCGGCCATGGATTGTGGAGGAGAAGAAGGACGATGGGTACACTGCTCTCCATCTGGCCGCACTTAATAATCATGTGGAGATAGCTGAGCTACTCGTGCACATGGGCAAGGCCAATATGGACCGACAGAATGTAAACCTTCAAACTGCTCTGCATTTAGCCGTGGAGCGGCAACACGTCCAAATTGTAAAGCTCCTCGTCCAAGAGGGTGCAAATCTGAACATTCCTGATAAAGATGGTGACACCCCGCTTCACGAAGCATTGCGTCACCACACTTTGTCTCAGTTGAAACAACTCCAAGACGTGGAAGGTTTCGGCAAGCTTTTGATGGGTTTGCGCAATGCCAACGATAAGAAAGCCTCAGCATCGATTGCCTGTTTCCTTGCGGCCAACGGGGCAGATCTTACAATGAAGAATAGGAAACTTCAAACGCCTTTAGATCTCTGTCCAGATCCAAATCTCTGCAAGACTCTGCTGAAGTGTTACAATGAAAGAAAGACCGATGACGCTGAACTGCCGGGTAATGTCGCCGGGACGAGCAGCAATGCCAGAGCCAGGGCTGTCCAAGCACCAGTGGTCGCCGGAGCACCTGTTGTCGGAGCTGGTGTGGCTTGCAGTGTTCCACCAATGATGAATTTCTCCCATGCCAGTGGACTGCATGGAATGAACTCTGACATGGCTCTGACTATTAACGAAAACCCTGTTCCGGAGATGGTGAGGTCTAATGCTTTTGACGAATGCATGGTGTGTTCGGATTTAAAGAGAGATACTGTATTTAAGGTGAGCTAAAAGAAGATCCAAAAAGATTAATTGTTGTTTATATGAAATGTTTTGTGTCCTCATATTTTCAGCCTTGTGGACACGTTTGTTGCTGCGATACTTGTGCTCCGCGTGTTAAAAAATGTCTCGTTTGTCGCGAGGCTGTGTCTTCCCGTGAGAAAGTCGACGAGTGCCTGGTGTGCTCGGATCGTCGTGCTTCCGTATTCTTTAAGCCATGCGGTCATATGGTCGCGTGTGAACACTGCTCCAGTCTAATGAAGAAATGTGTCCTCTGTCGCACCTCAATTGACGAAATGATTCCATTCTCACTTTGCTGTGGCGGCGGCGGTAGCGGCAGCGGCAGTGGTAAAATGGAGAAGATGAATAAAGAGGATTATTCCATCAAAACCTCTTACAAGGGTGATGTTCTCCTGCACCAAGTGATAGTGCCTCCAGAGGAGAACAAGCCAAAGGAAAATAATCCCGTGATTGTGGGAGTTAATAAGTCTGGTCATGAAATTGCCATGAACAACACGGTCCAAGCAGTGAGCACCCCAATTGCCAACAACCAGATTAGCAATAATGTCAGCTCGCCAAACATCAACAATTTCCAAATGGATGACGTACAAAAGCTTAAACAACAATTACAGGATATCAAAGAGCAGGTAATGATTTTATTTGGGTGCTTATTGAAAAGAAGACTGAATTTATCCTTTGCTTTTCTATCTCTTTCCCAGACAATGTGTCCAGTTTGCTTCGACCGAATCAAGAACATGGTGTTCCTGTGCGGCCATGGAACGTGTCAGATGTGTGGTGACCAGATCGATGGATGCCCCATCTGCCGAAAGACTGTTGAGAAGCGTATTTtgctattctaaaaaaataaaacataattgcgATGCTTTCTGCTTTTATGGAATTAATATTCACGCATTATGCCGCTGATTTTGAAACTTTGTTCATCCTCTAAAAGACAGCTGTTCTTAagtataatatttaacaaaacaaaaataacaaacatttacatatttatctCATTTTATTATCCTCGATGAAGCACAACTTGCATTTGTCTCGattctaaattaatttaatttgtaatcaAATTGAATTATGAATATCATGAAATTGCAGCTTAATCTGAGAAAGTTAAGTGTCATGTTCAGGCCAAATATTTTGTCTTcgaaattgtatttttggactaaaatttaaaaacattacatgcataattatattttatattgattgatcattttctttattaagtattctataattgatttttaaatatatttgtatccagtttttttcttttttcattttttaatgtttaatataactttattattataaaacaaaaattatcctATTTATAtggaatatacaaaattatacaaacaataaattattgttttttgtttagttttttttttttgaaatattttatttgatgaaaaagaaactacatttcaatttttaagaaatacattGATTCTAcattaattgtttatatttgattttttgttttgtttaaataaaataagcgaatggaatttaataaacaaacatgagaaatataattctttttcgAAGGATGagtgtatttttgtattcatttatatGTAGGTAACTAAATTTAAGTAAGTGCACTATAGCTATGCTGTTTcgatacaaaaatgaatttcttaTCTTTAAGTAACCATTCTGTATAATCGTATAGTTGAAGAAAGACAAAAAACGCTTCAACATCCAAAGAAGAGGCTGTGAGTCGGTAAACGAATATGTAAAGCTAAAAGGACTTTCGTTAGAATACAGAAGATATTTTATAATCCAAGAAAATTCAAGGTGGCAGCATGTTGAAGTACAGGTGGAATATGTGTTCAGCTTATTCCATACGGTAAGTCGAGTAACCTCAAAACAGTCATGAAAGCTACTTTTGATAGACATACATTAGGTCAGGAAACTCCAATcaatcgaaaaattttaaaattgtttttatttcttacttttcggtgagataaatcatgagatcacaagtggatttAATGTTACAAAAGTTGCACTGCTGAGGGAGgataaatttcgtttttttaagaatagactttttggatttttgaccAGTATTTCCAATTCACTGAATAGACAAAAGAGGTCTTAACCCAATGGTCTTTACTAGGCCAAAAAATTGCAATACAAAGAAAACTGCAGCAAgttgaattctatttttaacctatctaaatttaatattaagaaaaaaatacgaaaaccaGATATGGTATTAAGCACAAAAAGGAATCTGGAAGAAGAGCTACAACTTTGACAATCTATTGAgctcatattaattttttgttatgtatgtaacttacttacttacttaaggtggcgctacagtccggggcggacctgggcctcaaccaacaagcgtctccagccagctcggtccctagctagctgtctccagtttcgcacgccaagttggttgaggtcctctcccacctgggtgcgccacctgagtcgcggtcttcctctactgcgccgtccctcgggattggatacgaagaccttccgggctggagcgttgatgtccatccgctctacatgacctagccatctaagccgttggactttgattctgctaactaggtcagtgtcgctgtacagcccgtacagctcgtcgttatatcttctcctccattctccatctatgcgtatgggaccaaaaatcgcccgaagaatttttctctcgaagcatcc
It encodes:
- the LOC129941632 gene encoding E3 ubiquitin-protein ligase mind-bomb isoform X2 — encoded protein: MINYCYRVMLDGGEGHVGTVRNFESSEEVVVVWDNGTAANYRCAGAYDLRILDSAPTGIKHDGTMCDTCRQQPIFGIRWKCAECNNYDLCSICYHGDKHHLRHRFYRIATPGGDRIMLEPRRKCKKVAMRGIFPGARVVRGVDWQWEDQDGGVGRRGKVNEIQDWSSASPRSAAYVVWDNGAKNLYRVGFEGMADLKVVNDAKGTTVYRDHLPLLGENGPGKGPHGFQIGDKVTVDLELEIVQSLQHGHGGWTDGMFECLNNAGLVVGIDEDHDIVVAYNSGNRWTFNPAVLTKVSSPTTSVPEFAVGDIVKICSDVENIKLLQRGHGEWADAMQLTLGKVGRVQQVYHDNDLKVEVGNTSWTYNPLAVTKVASSTADGNCVPVTSNGERLSAILKKLFEPNVSGDATEEFVKAAANGYAARCEEYLTGASPATSASALADVNGVFAGHTALQAASQNGHIEVIQVLLRHSVDVEIEDKDGDRAVHHAAFGDEPAVIEILSKAGADLNARNKRRQTALHIAVNKGHLNVVKTLLSLGCHPSLQDSEGDTPLHDAISKEHDEMLSLLLDFGADITLTNNNGFNALHHAALKGNPSAMKILLTKTSRPWIVEEKKDDGYTALHLAALNNHVEIAELLVHMGKANMDRQNVNLQTALHLAVERQHVQIVKLLVQEGANLNIPDKDGDTPLHEALRHHTLSQLKQLQDVEGFGKLLMGLRNANDKKASASIACFLAANGADLTMKNRKLQTPLDLCPDPNLCKTLLKCYNERKTDDAELPGNVAGTSSNARARAVQAPVVAGAPVVGAGVACSVPPMMNFSHASGLHGMNSDMALTINENPVPEMVRSNAFDECMVCSDLKRDTVFKPCGHVCCCDTCAPRVKKCLVCREAVSSREKVDECLVCSDRRASVFFKPCGHMVACEHCSSLMKKCVLCRTSIDEMIPFSLCCGGGGSGSGSGKMEKMNKEDYSIKTSYKGDVLLHQVIVPPEENKPKENNPVIVGVNKSGHEIAMNNTVQAVSTPIANNQISNNVSSPNINNFQMDDVQKLKQQLQDIKEQTMCPVCFDRIKNMVFLCGHGTCQMCGDQIDGCPICRKTVEKRILLF
- the LOC129941632 gene encoding E3 ubiquitin-protein ligase mind-bomb isoform X1; the encoded protein is MACAVSAATKETSTATTNGSGSNVVGGGSSVGASSSTSTNSNSGNGGGQGGGGNSAGSSNGGATAAGAGGGSSAAAAAIVGAPAGGAANAVNRQTRFAMEGVGARVIRGPDWKWGKQDGGEGHVGTVRNFESSEEVVVVWDNGTAANYRCAGAYDLRILDSAPTGIKHDGTMCDTCRQQPIFGIRWKCAECNNYDLCSICYHGDKHHLRHRFYRIATPGGDRIMLEPRRKCKKVAMRGIFPGARVVRGVDWQWEDQDGGVGRRGKVNEIQDWSSASPRSAAYVVWDNGAKNLYRVGFEGMADLKVVNDAKGTTVYRDHLPLLGENGPGKGPHGFQIGDKVTVDLELEIVQSLQHGHGGWTDGMFECLNNAGLVVGIDEDHDIVVAYNSGNRWTFNPAVLTKVSSPTTSVPEFAVGDIVKICSDVENIKLLQRGHGEWADAMQLTLGKVGRVQQVYHDNDLKVEVGNTSWTYNPLAVTKVASSTADGNCVPVTSNGERLSAILKKLFEPNVSGDATEEFVKAAANGYAARCEEYLTGASPATSASALADVNGVFAGHTALQAASQNGHIEVIQVLLRHSVDVEIEDKDGDRAVHHAAFGDEPAVIEILSKAGADLNARNKRRQTALHIAVNKGHLNVVKTLLSLGCHPSLQDSEGDTPLHDAISKEHDEMLSLLLDFGADITLTNNNGFNALHHAALKGNPSAMKILLTKTSRPWIVEEKKDDGYTALHLAALNNHVEIAELLVHMGKANMDRQNVNLQTALHLAVERQHVQIVKLLVQEGANLNIPDKDGDTPLHEALRHHTLSQLKQLQDVEGFGKLLMGLRNANDKKASASIACFLAANGADLTMKNRKLQTPLDLCPDPNLCKTLLKCYNERKTDDAELPGNVAGTSSNARARAVQAPVVAGAPVVGAGVACSVPPMMNFSHASGLHGMNSDMALTINENPVPEMVRSNAFDECMVCSDLKRDTVFKPCGHVCCCDTCAPRVKKCLVCREAVSSREKVDECLVCSDRRASVFFKPCGHMVACEHCSSLMKKCVLCRTSIDEMIPFSLCCGGGGSGSGSGKMEKMNKEDYSIKTSYKGDVLLHQVIVPPEENKPKENNPVIVGVNKSGHEIAMNNTVQAVSTPIANNQISNNVSSPNINNFQMDDVQKLKQQLQDIKEQTMCPVCFDRIKNMVFLCGHGTCQMCGDQIDGCPICRKTVEKRILLF